The window CTAATCACGATTCGATATCGCAGGGCATAGTCGGTCCGTGAGCGCGTGTATTGAATCCCATATGCCGGGATTCCTCAAGAAGACGTGGCCTTGCATCTAGTTCCAGTCGTGATCATGATAGTCGCGGAGACCCATTCAGCGAATTGCAGCGGGCTGTGTGTTCGTCAAAACCCCTGTCGCATGAATTCAAGGTCCTGTGCGGTGGGGTTTCGCTCACGCACGACATGGCCCGGTGATGAATTTGGGATAAGGAACACTGGATGAAAGTAGTCATGTTCGGAAACGCGCCGGAAATCAATGCCGGTGTGCGCTATCGCGTGCTGAAGTTTGCGGACATGCTTCGAAAGGATGGACACAAGTGCATCGTGTGTCTTCCTTCCTCGTCGGCGTTGTACCGTCGTTGCTGGGAGAAGGGAAGCAAACTGAGAAAGGCCGCCTACGTCTTTCTGACGTTTCTGCGCCGCCTTGCACAAATGCGCCACGTACCCGGCGCGGATGTGGTCTTCTTTAGGGGGCCCCTGATGACGCACGGGTACGGCCCTCCGCTTCTTGAGTACTTGGCAGTATTTCTGAACAGGCGGATTGTCTTCGATATCGACGATGCCATTTGGGAGCCGCCGGATGGCGTAAACAGCCCGCTTCTGTTCCTGGTAGACTTCAATTGGACATGGAAGATGTGCCGCATTTGTAGACATGCCGTGGTAGGCAATCGCTATCTGTTCGAGCACGTATCCGCGCGCGGCATACCGTCCACCATTGTCCCAACGTGCATCGACATGGAGATTCACACCCAGAAACAGTATGTGCAGCGCGCCGATGCTCCCATTGTACTGGGCTGGGCCGGCGTACACACCAATCAAGAGTACCTTGACATCATTATCGATGTGGTTCGAGACTTGTCGAAAAAGCACAACATCGTTTTGTCTGTCGCGAGCGATCGCCCTTATGAGCGCACGGACGCTCCAATCATTAACGTCAAATGGGAGCTTCAACACGCCATTGACTACCACAGAGACGCCGACATCGGCCTAATGCCGCTATCGGAATCGCGCTGCGCCCGGG of the Candidatus Hydrogenedentota bacterium genome contains:
- a CDS encoding glycosyltransferase family 4 protein translates to MKVVMFGNAPEINAGVRYRVLKFADMLRKDGHKCIVCLPSSSALYRRCWEKGSKLRKAAYVFLTFLRRLAQMRHVPGADVVFFRGPLMTHGYGPPLLEYLAVFLNRRIVFDIDDAIWEPPDGVNSPLLFLVDFNWTWKMCRICRHAVVGNRYLFEHVSARGIPSTIVPTCIDMEIHTQKQYVQRADAPIVLGWAGVHTNQEYLDIIIDVVRDLSKKHNIVLSVASDRPYERTDAPIINVKWELQHAIDYHRDADIGLMPLSESRCARGKCAFKALQYMGVGTPCVVSPVGMNCEVVEDGINGFLADSPEDWRDKLERLIVDASLRERMGRAARDTVLAKYSHQGNYPKFLESMRSAAGIQK